From one Leifsonia soli genomic stretch:
- a CDS encoding diaminopimelate decarboxylase family protein, translating into MTESPPAPPLVDSPTVGLFQSFDDVETPALVYDLENLGRTVQRLRRDLELIPGCGLNVAAKATQCVSLLEQLSGWGLGADVASVGELHLVREAGFSEITATGPSFTSRPAMSVLRRSGVTLDVDSIDQLRFLAADPSHRKEIGLRLRVPVPAQFDSLHSFGDRSRFGVDILDPELHALLATHSFRVTRLHTHTGQLTPASFLFHVSYLLRVAAALPTVATIDFGGGLFDFYADRARARSALREAGARISAWCAAHRRSLSTRFEPGGALLGPHGYLVATVQSVQQRRPVPDRSIVQVDASAWNLAPWHKPHVALADRTRLDAPLVPGVIAGNTLYENDYFGVDTHGRVSDYGVPVCVPGDRLVLTNAGAYTTANQRDFNLLGRVSEYVYDGEGLRRVSGWVNHQGDPP; encoded by the coding sequence ATGACTGAATCACCACCTGCTCCGCCGCTCGTCGACAGCCCCACCGTCGGTTTGTTCCAGAGCTTTGACGACGTGGAGACCCCAGCTCTCGTCTATGACCTTGAGAATCTGGGGCGCACAGTTCAGAGGTTGCGGCGCGATCTCGAGCTCATCCCCGGGTGCGGGCTCAATGTCGCGGCGAAAGCTACGCAGTGCGTGTCGCTTCTCGAGCAGCTGAGCGGTTGGGGCCTAGGAGCCGATGTCGCCTCCGTCGGTGAGCTGCATCTTGTCCGTGAAGCCGGGTTCTCCGAGATCACCGCTACCGGCCCGAGCTTCACCTCGCGCCCGGCGATGAGCGTATTGCGGCGATCCGGGGTCACGCTCGATGTGGACTCCATAGACCAGTTGCGGTTCCTCGCAGCGGACCCCAGTCATCGGAAGGAGATTGGACTCCGTCTTCGAGTCCCCGTGCCCGCTCAGTTCGATTCTCTTCACAGCTTCGGCGACAGGAGTCGATTCGGAGTCGACATTCTCGACCCAGAGCTGCATGCGCTTCTGGCCACACACAGCTTTCGTGTCACGAGGCTGCACACTCACACCGGCCAGCTGACTCCCGCTTCGTTCCTCTTCCACGTGTCGTACCTGCTCCGTGTCGCCGCCGCGCTCCCGACCGTGGCGACTATCGACTTCGGCGGCGGTCTGTTCGATTTCTATGCTGATCGCGCACGGGCACGATCGGCTCTCCGTGAAGCGGGAGCACGAATCTCCGCGTGGTGCGCTGCGCATCGGCGCTCGCTGAGCACGCGATTCGAGCCTGGCGGCGCGCTGCTCGGCCCGCACGGCTACCTCGTGGCCACCGTTCAGTCGGTGCAACAGAGGCGTCCCGTGCCGGACCGCTCCATCGTGCAAGTCGACGCATCCGCGTGGAACCTTGCTCCATGGCACAAACCGCACGTCGCGCTCGCCGATCGGACGAGGCTCGACGCGCCACTGGTGCCGGGGGTTATCGCGGGCAACACGCTCTACGAGAACGACTACTTCGGCGTGGACACGCACGGTCGCGTCTCGGACTATGGCGTTCCGGTATGCGTGCCGGGAGATCGGCTCGTCCTCACGAACGCCGGTGCATACACGACGGCCAACCAGCGCGATTTCAATCTCCTTGGGCGCGTTAGCGAGTATGTGTATGACGGTGAAGGCCTCCGGCGTGTCTCCGGATGGGTGAATCACCAGGGAGATCCACCGTGA
- a CDS encoding NAD(P)/FAD-dependent oxidoreductase, translating into MSEPTVVIAGAGLAGATVATELRERGFGGRILLLGAEEHHPYIRPPLSKEYLKGDGGIEDADVHPAGWYADNAVEFIPNVEAGSFEADAHELFVSDGGRITYDSLILATGARARPLGVPGSGHGAVFPLRTREDAAWLRAALEVGGRRVVIVGSGWIGMEVAAAARGYGNDVTVIGHSAVPLSGAIGRELGGVFERLHRDNGVAFRNGAKVVGVDGGEEQHVVLATGERIPADVVVAGVGASPNSLVAERSGAAVAEGVLTDKGMRTSIDDVYAVGDVANPFLPAIGRHLRSEHWANAIASGKVAAHAILGERASYDDIPYFYSDQYDLGMEYSGYGPLTAGARVVFRGDVDSREFIAFWLRNDRVVAGMNVNVWDVQDDIQRLIRLGEHVDASRLADRDVDLASL; encoded by the coding sequence ATGTCTGAACCCACCGTCGTGATCGCCGGGGCCGGCTTGGCCGGCGCGACCGTCGCCACCGAGCTGCGCGAGCGCGGCTTCGGCGGTCGCATCCTGCTTCTCGGTGCCGAGGAGCACCACCCGTACATCCGCCCGCCGCTATCGAAGGAGTACCTGAAGGGCGATGGCGGGATCGAGGATGCCGACGTGCACCCCGCCGGCTGGTACGCCGACAACGCGGTCGAGTTCATTCCGAACGTCGAGGCGGGCTCGTTCGAGGCGGACGCGCACGAGCTGTTCGTCTCCGACGGCGGCCGGATCACCTACGACAGCCTCATACTCGCGACCGGGGCGCGCGCCCGCCCGCTCGGGGTGCCGGGCAGCGGGCACGGCGCGGTGTTCCCGCTCCGCACCCGCGAGGACGCCGCCTGGCTGCGCGCCGCGCTCGAGGTCGGCGGCCGGCGCGTCGTCATCGTCGGGTCCGGCTGGATCGGCATGGAGGTCGCGGCGGCCGCGCGCGGGTACGGCAACGACGTGACCGTGATCGGCCACTCGGCGGTCCCGCTCAGCGGGGCCATCGGTCGGGAGCTCGGCGGCGTCTTCGAGCGGCTGCACCGGGACAACGGCGTCGCGTTCCGCAACGGCGCGAAGGTCGTCGGCGTCGACGGCGGCGAGGAGCAGCACGTCGTGCTGGCGACCGGGGAGCGCATCCCGGCCGACGTGGTGGTCGCCGGTGTCGGCGCGTCGCCGAACAGCCTGGTGGCCGAGCGCTCCGGCGCGGCCGTGGCGGAGGGCGTGCTCACCGACAAGGGGATGCGGACCAGCATCGACGACGTGTACGCCGTCGGCGACGTGGCCAACCCGTTCCTCCCGGCGATCGGCCGGCACCTCCGCAGCGAGCACTGGGCGAACGCGATCGCGAGCGGGAAGGTCGCGGCGCATGCCATCCTGGGCGAGCGCGCGTCGTACGACGACATCCCGTACTTCTACTCCGACCAATACGATCTGGGCATGGAGTATTCGGGGTACGGCCCGCTCACCGCCGGCGCCCGCGTCGTGTTCCGGGGCGACGTCGACTCCCGCGAGTTCATCGCGTTCTGGCTGCGGAACGACCGGGTGGTGGCGGGCATGAACGTCAACGTGTGGGATGTGCAGGACGACATCCAGCGCCTCATCCGCCTGGGCGAGCACGTGGATGCGAGCCGCCTGGCCGATCGGGATGTCGATCTTGCGTCGCTCTGA
- a CDS encoding response regulator transcription factor, producing the protein MNAGPRILIVDDEPNIRDLLTTSLRFAGFAVRAVGNGAQAISAVLEEEPDLIILDVMLPDMNGFGVTKRLRGAGYTAPILFLTAKDDTEDKITGLTVGGDDYVTKPFSLDEIVARIKAILRRTMQADEDAVIRAGELTMDQDTHEVFVGDTPIELSPTEFKLLRYLMLNPNRVLSKAQILDHVWEYDFNGDAGIVESYISYLRRKVDAHSSEPLIQTKRGFGYMLKAAKA; encoded by the coding sequence ATGAACGCAGGACCCCGCATTCTCATCGTCGACGACGAGCCGAACATCCGCGACCTCCTCACCACCAGTCTCCGTTTCGCCGGGTTCGCCGTCCGCGCGGTCGGGAACGGCGCGCAGGCGATCTCCGCGGTCCTCGAAGAGGAGCCCGACCTCATCATCCTCGACGTCATGCTGCCCGACATGAACGGCTTCGGCGTGACCAAGCGCCTCCGCGGCGCGGGCTACACCGCGCCCATCCTGTTCCTCACGGCGAAGGACGACACCGAGGACAAGATCACCGGCCTCACGGTCGGCGGCGACGACTACGTCACCAAGCCGTTCAGCCTCGACGAGATCGTCGCCCGCATCAAGGCCATCCTGCGCCGCACGATGCAGGCCGACGAGGACGCGGTCATCCGCGCGGGCGAGCTGACGATGGACCAGGACACGCACGAGGTCTTCGTGGGCGACACCCCGATCGAGCTCAGCCCGACCGAGTTCAAGCTCCTGCGCTACCTGATGCTGAACCCCAACCGCGTGCTGTCGAAGGCGCAGATCCTCGACCACGTCTGGGAGTACGACTTCAACGGCGACGCCGGCATCGTCGAGTCCTACATCTCCTACCTGCGCCGCAAGGTGGATGCGCACTCCAGCGAGCCGCTCATCCAGACCAAGCGCGGGTTCGGCTACATGCTGAAGGCCGCGAAAGCCTGA
- a CDS encoding sensor histidine kinase, which yields MHSRLLDRWNAISLRTKITGVTVLMLTLGLLVTGIGTMSMLKPVLLDQLDAQLSAASGASYLNTYLGTASSDDDQIATDSSPSDYFAALYDSSGKLVKRNWSNIPYAHRPAIPTTLTLPEAKGMNGGFTLLSNDGRTTYRALATTQTFAGSGELATAIVATTTSQIDTVMASFLAIFLGFGVIVIVVGAGLTRMLVTTTFSPLREVEQTAAAIADGDFSQRLGGATPNTEVGRLNRSLNTMLNRIDRAFSDRARTIDQMRRFVGDASHELRTPLVSVRGYAELYRMGALQTPEDVAQAMDRIEKEAIRMGILVEDLLELARLDETKPLDLHRVDLVKIAQDAAMDAMAGSPGRVVTVVPPEPRAPEDDDSTEPGLDTVPMTIPDTDARPSNATGPIAFAGSALARLRRGRTRRATTGPLPISTGEKVVLTQPAPSEPAIVMAEENKLRQVITNLMGNALRYTPEGSPIEIAVQIDHRTERGIIEVRDHGEGIPPQIREKIFQRFWRADTSRARETGGSGLGLAIVSSIVAAHNGTVDVVDTEGGGATFRVSLPLAGSPASPKPVAP from the coding sequence ATGCACTCACGTCTGCTCGACCGCTGGAACGCGATCTCCCTGCGCACGAAGATCACGGGCGTGACCGTGCTCATGCTGACGCTCGGGCTGCTCGTCACCGGCATCGGCACGATGTCGATGCTGAAGCCGGTGCTTCTCGACCAGCTGGATGCGCAGCTCTCGGCCGCGTCGGGTGCGTCGTACCTGAACACCTACCTCGGCACGGCGTCGTCGGACGACGACCAGATCGCGACCGACTCGAGCCCGTCAGACTACTTCGCCGCGCTGTACGACTCCAGCGGCAAGCTGGTGAAGCGCAACTGGTCGAACATCCCGTACGCGCACCGTCCGGCGATCCCCACGACCCTGACCCTCCCCGAGGCGAAGGGCATGAACGGCGGATTCACGCTGCTGAGCAACGACGGCCGCACCACGTACCGTGCCCTCGCGACGACGCAGACGTTCGCGGGCAGCGGTGAGCTCGCCACCGCGATCGTGGCGACGACGACATCGCAGATCGACACCGTGATGGCGAGCTTCCTGGCGATCTTCCTCGGCTTCGGCGTGATCGTGATCGTGGTGGGCGCCGGGCTGACCCGGATGCTCGTCACCACGACGTTCTCGCCGCTCCGCGAAGTGGAGCAGACGGCCGCGGCCATCGCCGACGGAGACTTCAGCCAGCGGCTCGGCGGCGCCACCCCGAACACGGAGGTGGGGCGGCTCAACCGCTCGCTCAACACCATGCTGAACCGCATCGACCGGGCCTTCAGCGACCGCGCGCGCACGATCGACCAGATGCGCCGCTTCGTGGGCGACGCCTCGCACGAGCTGCGCACTCCGCTGGTCTCGGTGCGCGGCTACGCCGAGCTGTACCGGATGGGCGCGCTGCAGACTCCCGAAGACGTGGCTCAGGCGATGGATCGCATCGAGAAGGAGGCGATCCGCATGGGCATCCTCGTGGAGGACCTCCTCGAGCTCGCCCGGCTCGATGAAACCAAGCCGCTCGACCTGCACCGCGTCGACCTCGTGAAGATCGCGCAGGACGCGGCGATGGACGCGATGGCCGGCTCCCCGGGCCGTGTGGTGACCGTCGTGCCACCGGAGCCGCGTGCACCGGAGGACGACGACAGCACGGAGCCCGGGCTGGACACCGTCCCGATGACGATCCCCGACACGGACGCGCGGCCGAGCAACGCCACCGGACCGATCGCGTTCGCAGGCTCGGCGCTGGCGCGCCTGCGCCGCGGCCGCACCCGCCGTGCGACGACAGGACCGCTGCCGATCTCGACCGGCGAGAAGGTGGTGCTGACGCAGCCGGCCCCCTCGGAGCCCGCGATCGTCATGGCGGAGGAGAACAAGCTCCGCCAGGTCATCACCAACCTGATGGGCAACGCGCTGCGCTACACGCCGGAGGGCAGCCCGATCGAGATCGCGGTGCAGATCGACCACCGCACCGAGCGCGGCATCATCGAGGTCCGCGACCACGGCGAGGGCATCCCTCCGCAGATCCGCGAGAAGATCTTCCAGCGCTTCTGGCGCGCCGACACGTCGCGCGCCCGCGAGACCGGGGGCAGCGGACTGGGGCTCGCGATCGTCTCGTCCATCGTGGCCGCGCACAATGGGACGGTCGACGTCGTCGACACCGAGGGAGGCGGCGCGACCTTCCGCGTCTCGCTGCCGCTCGCCGGCTCCCCCGCCTCCCCCAAGCCCGTCGCGCCCTAA
- the groL gene encoding chaperonin GroEL (60 kDa chaperone family; promotes refolding of misfolded polypeptides especially under stressful conditions; forms two stacked rings of heptamers to form a barrel-shaped 14mer; ends can be capped by GroES; misfolded proteins enter the barrel where they are refolded when GroES binds) — protein sequence MAKIIAFNEDARRGLERGLNTLADTVKVTLGPRGRNVVLEKKWGAPTITNDGVSIAKEIELDDPYEKIGAELVKEVAKKTDDVAGDGTTTATVLAQALVKEGLRNVAAGADPITLKRGIEKAVAAVTEELIASAKEVETKEEIAATASISAGDTTIGEIIAEAIDKVGKEGVVTVEESNTFGTELELTEGMRFDKGFLSQYFVTDQDRQEAVFEDPYILIANQKISNIKDLLPIVDKVIQAGKPLLIIAEDVDGEALATLIVNKIRGIFKSVAVKAPGFGDRRKAMLQDIAILTGGQVISEEVGLKLENVTLDLLGQARKVVITKDETTIVEGSGDPEAIAGRVQQIRNEIESTDSDYDREKLQERLAKLAGGVAVIKAGAATEVELKERKHRIEDAVRNAKAAVEEGIVAGGGVALIQAGKTAFEKLQLTGDEATGANIVKVAIEAPLKQIAINAGLEAGVVVEKVRNLPVGHGLNAATGEYVDMLASGINDPVKVTRSALQNAASIAGLFLTTEAVVADKPEKNPAPVGDPGAGMDF from the coding sequence ATGGCAAAGATCATTGCTTTCAACGAGGACGCCCGCCGCGGCCTCGAGCGCGGCCTCAACACCCTGGCCGACACGGTCAAGGTGACCCTGGGCCCGCGCGGTCGTAACGTCGTCCTCGAGAAGAAGTGGGGCGCACCGACGATCACCAACGACGGCGTCTCCATCGCAAAGGAGATCGAGCTCGACGATCCGTACGAGAAGATCGGCGCGGAGCTCGTCAAGGAGGTCGCCAAGAAGACCGACGACGTCGCCGGTGACGGCACCACCACCGCGACCGTCCTCGCTCAGGCCCTGGTCAAGGAGGGCCTGCGGAACGTCGCGGCCGGCGCCGACCCGATCACCCTGAAGCGCGGCATCGAGAAGGCCGTCGCGGCGGTCACCGAGGAGCTCATCGCCTCCGCCAAGGAGGTCGAGACCAAGGAGGAGATCGCGGCCACCGCGTCCATCTCCGCCGGCGACACCACCATCGGCGAGATCATCGCCGAGGCGATCGACAAGGTCGGCAAGGAGGGCGTCGTCACCGTCGAGGAGTCGAACACCTTCGGCACCGAGCTCGAGCTCACCGAGGGCATGCGCTTCGACAAGGGCTTCCTGTCGCAGTACTTCGTGACCGACCAGGACCGCCAGGAGGCGGTGTTCGAGGACCCGTACATCCTCATCGCCAACCAGAAGATCAGCAACATCAAGGACCTCCTGCCGATCGTCGACAAGGTGATCCAGGCCGGCAAGCCGCTCCTCATCATCGCTGAGGACGTCGACGGCGAGGCCCTCGCGACCCTGATCGTGAACAAGATCCGCGGCATCTTCAAGTCCGTCGCCGTCAAGGCTCCGGGCTTCGGCGACCGCCGCAAGGCCATGCTGCAGGACATCGCGATCCTGACCGGCGGCCAGGTCATCTCCGAGGAGGTCGGTCTCAAGCTCGAGAACGTCACCCTCGACCTGCTCGGCCAGGCTCGCAAGGTCGTCATCACCAAGGACGAGACCACGATCGTCGAGGGCTCCGGCGACCCGGAGGCCATCGCCGGCCGCGTGCAGCAGATCCGCAACGAGATCGAGTCGACCGACTCGGACTACGACCGCGAGAAGCTGCAGGAGCGCCTCGCCAAGCTCGCGGGCGGCGTCGCCGTCATCAAGGCGGGCGCGGCCACCGAGGTCGAGCTCAAGGAGCGCAAGCACCGCATCGAGGACGCCGTCCGCAACGCGAAGGCCGCCGTCGAGGAGGGCATCGTCGCCGGTGGTGGCGTGGCCCTCATCCAGGCCGGCAAGACCGCCTTCGAGAAGCTGCAGCTCACTGGTGACGAGGCGACCGGCGCCAACATCGTCAAGGTCGCCATCGAGGCTCCGCTGAAGCAGATCGCGATCAACGCGGGCCTCGAGGCCGGCGTCGTCGTCGAGAAGGTCCGCAACCTCCCGGTCGGCCACGGCCTCAACGCCGCGACCGGCGAGTACGTCGACATGCTGGCCTCCGGCATCAACGACCCGGTGAAGGTCACCCGCTCGGCGCTGCAGAACGCCGCGTCGATCGCGGGCCTGTTCCTCACCACCGAGGCCGTCGTCGCCGACAAGCCCGAGAAGAACCCGGCTCCGGTCGGCGACCCGGGCGCAGGCATGGACTTCTAA
- a CDS encoding cold-shock protein, with protein MANGTVKWFNAEKGYGFITVDGGGQDVFVHYSAIDMNGYKVLEEGQQVVFEVGTGQKGPQAESVRLA; from the coding sequence ATGGCGAACGGGACCGTGAAGTGGTTCAACGCTGAGAAGGGCTACGGCTTCATCACCGTCGATGGAGGGGGACAGGACGTTTTCGTTCATTACTCCGCGATTGACATGAACGGATACAAGGTCCTCGAAGAGGGCCAGCAGGTCGTCTTCGAGGTCGGCACCGGGCAGAAGGGCCCGCAGGCCGAGTCGGTGCGACTGGCCTGA
- a CDS encoding LytR C-terminal domain-containing protein has protein sequence MAEKYPRDRFDEIPDDLKRVGAHRAPRPRGRGWIAVGWAALATIVLVGAGIFGLSVINGNLSFHGSPASTSRSQTPTPTPTPTIVPTVNPSLQVNVLNGTATEGLAQTVGDKLKAAGWKVAALANADRNDLASTIVYYGNPANQAAALGVVQSLPGATIQQSNAFDDTGADITVVIGANYRG, from the coding sequence ATGGCTGAGAAGTATCCCCGCGACAGGTTCGACGAGATCCCCGACGACCTGAAGCGCGTCGGCGCCCACCGGGCACCGCGCCCGCGGGGTCGCGGCTGGATCGCGGTCGGATGGGCGGCGCTCGCCACGATCGTGCTGGTCGGCGCCGGCATCTTCGGGCTCTCGGTCATCAACGGCAACCTCTCTTTCCACGGATCGCCGGCCTCGACGTCCCGGTCGCAGACGCCGACGCCCACGCCGACGCCGACGATCGTCCCGACCGTCAACCCGTCGCTGCAGGTCAACGTGCTCAACGGCACGGCCACGGAAGGTCTGGCGCAGACCGTCGGCGACAAGCTGAAGGCCGCGGGCTGGAAGGTCGCCGCCCTGGCGAACGCCGACCGCAACGACCTGGCATCCACGATCGTCTACTACGGCAACCCGGCCAACCAGGCCGCCGCTCTGGGCGTGGTGCAGTCGCTGCCGGGAGCGACCATCCAGCAGAGCAACGCGTTCGACGACACCGGCGCGGACATCACGGTCGTGATCGGCGCGAACTACCGGGGCTGA
- a CDS encoding DUF3263 domain-containing protein has protein sequence MRVTRSADGRPATDRTPSDTDQLSDRDAAILAFERQWWRHAGAKEQAIREEFGLSAARYYQLLGALIDRPAALRHDPMLVKRLLRLREARLAARHARTLPSGD, from the coding sequence GTGCGCGTGACCCGGTCTGCCGACGGACGGCCTGCCACCGACCGCACGCCCTCGGACACGGATCAGCTGAGCGATCGGGATGCCGCGATCCTCGCGTTCGAACGCCAGTGGTGGCGTCATGCCGGAGCCAAGGAGCAGGCCATCCGCGAGGAGTTCGGTCTCTCGGCGGCTCGGTACTATCAGTTGCTCGGTGCGCTGATCGACCGTCCGGCCGCCCTCCGCCACGACCCCATGCTCGTCAAGAGGCTGCTGCGGCTGCGCGAGGCGAGGCTGGCCGCCCGACACGCACGGACCCTCCCGTCCGGCGACTGA
- the msrB gene encoding peptide-methionine (R)-S-oxide reductase MsrB, which yields MAQNETATNGHTDGYTVSKSENEWREELSPEQYAVLREAGTERPWTGELLDESRAGLYTCAACGAELFKSGTKFDSGCGWPSFYESVRPEAVQLIEDTSLGMVRTEVRCASCGSHLGHVFPDGFGTPTGDRYCMNSLSLNFTPES from the coding sequence ATGGCACAGAACGAGACGGCCACGAACGGGCACACCGACGGATACACGGTCTCCAAGAGCGAGAACGAGTGGCGTGAGGAACTCAGTCCCGAGCAGTACGCGGTGCTCCGCGAGGCCGGGACCGAACGCCCGTGGACCGGCGAGCTGCTCGACGAGAGCCGCGCGGGCCTGTACACCTGTGCCGCGTGCGGTGCCGAGCTGTTCAAGTCGGGAACCAAGTTCGACTCGGGATGCGGCTGGCCGAGCTTCTACGAGTCCGTCCGGCCGGAGGCCGTCCAGCTCATCGAGGACACCAGCCTCGGCATGGTGCGCACCGAGGTGCGCTGCGCCTCCTGCGGCTCGCACCTTGGACACGTCTTCCCGGACGGCTTCGGCACCCCCACCGGCGACCGCTACTGCATGAACTCCCTCTCGCTGAACTTCACGCCGGAGTCCTGA
- a CDS encoding nitroreductase family protein codes for MTEAPTVAGPAGGLAERVAARRSYSRVTPDAPTHEELLPLVAAAGRVADHSALHPWRLIELRGDARLRLGQAFVRDAKATGSDAEKLASKPLRSSLLIAIVSVRTKSDKVPGWEQDAVASGVAHILSLLLHDAGWGVMWRTGHHTRSKAVHRMHGLKKNERLLGWLYVGGITADSREGHRRSIDPERFLTTLD; via the coding sequence ATGACGGAGGCCCCGACGGTCGCCGGCCCCGCCGGCGGCCTCGCCGAGCGCGTCGCCGCACGCCGGTCGTACTCGCGTGTGACGCCGGATGCGCCGACGCACGAGGAGCTGCTGCCCCTGGTGGCCGCAGCCGGCCGGGTCGCCGATCACAGCGCGCTGCACCCGTGGCGGCTCATCGAGCTGCGCGGCGACGCCCGCCTGCGGCTCGGCCAGGCGTTCGTGCGGGATGCGAAGGCGACCGGGTCGGATGCGGAGAAGCTCGCATCCAAGCCGCTGCGCTCCTCCCTGCTGATCGCGATCGTCTCGGTGCGCACGAAGAGCGACAAGGTTCCCGGCTGGGAGCAGGACGCGGTGGCCTCGGGCGTCGCGCACATCCTGAGCCTGCTCCTCCACGACGCGGGCTGGGGCGTGATGTGGCGGACCGGCCACCACACCCGATCGAAGGCCGTGCACCGGATGCACGGGCTGAAGAAGAACGAGCGGCTGCTCGGCTGGCTGTACGTCGGCGGCATCACCGCGGACAGCCGGGAGGGGCACCGCCGGTCGATCGACCCGGAGCGGTTCCTGACGACGCTGGACTGA
- a CDS encoding DMT family transporter, with protein sequence MTPRSLPLWLALVLALLCGALVALQSRINGELGSRLGDGFTAAAISFGSGLVILTVALAIVPAGRRGLARVRDALRGRGLRWWYVLGGAAGSFLVLSQGLTAAALGVALFTVAVVAGQTISGLVLDRIGLGPGGRRPLTAARLVGAMLALVAVTWAVSAQFGGGAPMWMMLLPFIAGLGTGWQQAVNGQVRVVAESALTATFINFAVGTSVLVVLMLGHWALAGLPARLPAEPWLYVGGAIGCIFIGVTAFLVRITGVLLLGLATVAGQLASALLLDLLLPTAGHVLAFSTIGGTLLAIVAVAVASIRWGWRRQTA encoded by the coding sequence GTGACCCCTCGCTCGCTCCCGCTCTGGCTCGCGCTCGTCCTCGCCCTGCTCTGCGGCGCCCTGGTCGCACTGCAGTCGCGCATCAATGGTGAGCTGGGCAGTCGTCTGGGCGACGGCTTCACCGCCGCCGCCATCTCGTTCGGCTCCGGCCTGGTGATCCTCACGGTCGCGCTCGCGATCGTCCCCGCCGGACGGAGGGGCCTCGCGCGCGTCCGCGACGCCCTTCGCGGCCGCGGCCTGCGCTGGTGGTACGTCCTCGGCGGCGCCGCGGGTTCGTTCCTGGTGCTGTCGCAGGGGCTGACCGCCGCCGCGCTCGGCGTCGCGCTGTTCACGGTCGCGGTCGTGGCGGGGCAGACCATCAGCGGCCTCGTCCTCGACCGGATCGGCCTCGGCCCGGGAGGGCGCCGGCCGCTGACCGCCGCGCGTCTCGTCGGCGCGATGCTCGCCCTGGTCGCGGTCACGTGGGCCGTGTCGGCGCAGTTCGGCGGCGGCGCTCCGATGTGGATGATGCTGCTCCCGTTCATCGCCGGCCTCGGCACCGGTTGGCAGCAGGCCGTCAACGGTCAGGTCCGGGTCGTCGCCGAGAGCGCGCTCACCGCGACCTTCATCAACTTCGCCGTCGGCACCTCCGTGCTGGTGGTGCTCATGCTGGGGCACTGGGCGCTCGCCGGGCTGCCCGCGCGCCTGCCGGCGGAGCCGTGGCTCTACGTCGGCGGCGCGATCGGCTGCATCTTCATCGGGGTGACCGCGTTCCTGGTGCGGATCACCGGCGTCCTGCTGCTCGGCCTCGCCACCGTCGCCGGTCAGCTGGCCTCCGCACTGCTGCTCGACCTCCTGCTGCCCACCGCCGGCCACGTCCTCGCGTTCTCGACCATCGGCGGCACGCTGCTGGCGATCGTCGCGGTCGCCGTCGCCAGCATCCGCTGGGGCTGGCGCCGGCAAACCGCCTGA